GGAAAAAACCATATACTACGAACAGCCATTGTGAAGAATCAGAATGTGCATAAATGAAACACGACCACCTTTTAGACTCTTTTTGAAAAATCCAGCAAGACTCTCGGATGATAAGAAGCACTTTCCCTTTTTATTCACAAAGTACCTGGAATGCTAATCAAATGTAGATAAAGCAAGACATCACAAATACTGCAAAAACCACTGGGTTATATATAGTGGAGTAACAAAGACAGATCAAACAATAAGTAAGTACTGCAGAAGAAATCATTTTTCTGAATAAACTGTGCACAAGCTTTGGAAACTAAAAGTGCTTTtaaataaatagtttttttgttattattaagctCATACAAAGTGCAGTGAACAGTGTGTCTGAGATGTTTCTGAGACTTTCTGTCATGGAGGAGTATTTTATGGCTTCATGTTTGTGGTTGACATGTAAAAAGAACTTGTGTACGGGTGTGCACAGGCACAGCGCCACCAtgtggacaaaaaaagaagTTCAGTTCAAAGTCCTGCACAGTCCTTACAAAAACTCTGATTGATCCATGTGCACGAAAGAAGCTCAGTACCTGAACTGAACCCACAGTTACCTTGACTCATTGAGTTACTCCGTCACTAAGTGCCTTGTTTTTTACTTTGGGTCAACAACGTTATGCAAAACAAGTGTCTAAAAATGATGGCCTGCTGCTGAAAATATGCAGAGAAATGTGTAATTTCGTACACTGGCGAACTAATTGCgtgaattaattaataaattaatataaaccaACACATGCTGTCAATGTGGATCCATAGGATCCATAGGAGCACAACAAATACCAACTAGAACTGTTGAGGGTTTAACTTTAGCAACTGAGAATCAACTTACAGTTTTCTGATAAACAATGTTTTAAGATTTGTGTTGttgactttcacaataaaacaagtcTGGCAGCTAAATAGGCCGTACCAGGTAATGTACATTTTACCAGTTATTATAAAATTATTGTTGTAGGTTACCTAACCTGATGTAGGACTCCAAGTTCATTTTCCATTCAAGATGTTGGAGCAGTATTGCATAACACTGCAAACAAATTAAAACCAGATGTTTTGCTGTGACTTTTTAAACATGTGAGCATGAGCAACCTGACTCAATAATTAGTCTactaaaatacatatatatattaacagTTCACTCATCATCAGAGTAGCACAGATGATATATAATCTTCTAAaactttctgcttctctttaaaAACAGCACCATCCCTCTTCAGAAGGGCTATCTCGCTCTCCAGAGCACGTATTTTAGCCACAGTCGTCTCCTCCCGCCGATCCAGTTCCAAAATCTTTGCATGCAAACTCAAGATCTTACTCCATAGCTGATCTTTGTCAGTGTCCGGTCTGCAGTATGAATGCTCGTAAACAAAAATGTTCTCTCCTTCACTGGGTCCTCTCTCCTCCAGCAAACAGGCATTGTCTTTTACAAGTTCCACAGGGACAAAGCTAAAACCCTGCATCAGTGCTTCTTGCACATTTGTCTCTCCATCAGAGAAAGGACCTGGTgactcacaacacaacacagtcacGGTCGGGTCAGCctgctctgctggctgcagttcactgcATGAGGACAATGCAATGCAGGACGCTGCTGGCATTCCACTGTCACCTGTCATCTCAAAAGCAGCAGTCTGTACCTCTGAAGGATTCGAACCACAAGAGATGCCAGCGTCCAACACCAGAGGTAGCTCAAATATCATCTGTGTATGTTCCACAATATTATTCTTTGCTGTGCCTGACTGGACATTTTTACACGTTCTGCTCAAGATGAGTGGCCTCTTACTGAGAGGGGAGTCCAATTCTTTGAGTTCAGTGTCAGAGTCTAAAATGTTGGGTTTGGCTTTGGGGCTTCTTTTAATGGTGGTTGCCTTTTTCTCACCATCCTGTGAATACAGAAAGGGTAAATTAGAGAATAACTGCTGTGTCCTTCTCTCATCTTTTGTGTGTAAGTTGTGCTTATCAAAAGGTCTTTCTCTTCCTACAGAAGCTTATCTGCTGTGAGATTTCCCAGCAAGATTTCTCTGACATGTCACATGTGCCCAAATCATAATCATGTCCATAATGTCATCAGATTACAGCAATCAAGCACCTGCAAAACTATGTAATCAACCGACTGTCAAAGGTGCAAGTGTgctcattaaaaatgtattatttattacgTTAAAAAGAAAAGTAATATTTGGATCACCCAAAAACTTCTctcttttaaaaaagtgttaatGTGTGCTAACATATACATACATCTTCAGCTGAAGGGAAAATGGTGGGGATGGCTGTGTTCTTTAAGTAACGGATGCCCCATCGGATATCAAAGCAGTCCTCTGTAAAGTGCTCACTGCACAGATACTGATGTCGACTGGGTGTCCACTCCGCCCTCTTCATGTTGTCCACCCATTTCTGAAGCCGGGGCTTGTCTTGCAAAGGAAACCTttggagaacagaggagaagacAGGACCATTTAAAAATGGAAGCTTATGTGCCTTTTATATATTATTACCCCACATTCAGTCCAACCCCAGTCTACCTTACAGACACCATGACACATACAGCATCGTATTAATATATCATTACTATTACCCGCTGTTTTTATGACTAGCTAGCTATAAACAGCATAAaagcagcacatgtagcagcaCCAAAACAGTCCCCCTCACAGATAcgaaaaaatagaaaatagaaaacATACGGGTAAAAGCTAATTCTCTTGTTGTCTTGCTTTGATGTTGTTCCCCCGCGGTTTCTGCAAACTTTCACAGCGCAATACCGTGGCATTTCTGCAGTGAAACCACATTAAAACGCCTCTCAGAGACACGCGTGTAGGGATAATTTgttgaaaacacaaaacagctcGTAAAGAATTACTTCCGGACTTTAGCTCTATTAGCGGAAGTGAcgttttcacctttttttttcaagaaggTTCTTTAGAAGTtgttacaaaacaacaaagagtaACGACAAAATACAATTTTAGGACAGTACTTAATTTAGTAATAAAAACTTCTAAACACGCTGTCATAAAATCTACTGGGCTGAACCTTGTTTAGTGTCCGTCGctataatattatattacaaAACGAAGGCGGAAGTACACGCAgtcacttctcctcctctacccatcACATTCTCTACACGCTCCACGTGCGCATTGTTTCCACCAATCACAACGATCTGAATCACTGCGCTCGGAAATGGACCAATGGCGTTGCGAGTCGTGTGCTACGGCTCAGGAATGCAGCTAGTCAACGACTGTTAGCTTTCGTTTCGCATCAGCTGGAGCTGtcggctgcagacaggagaatCCCTAGGCTGTTTGACACTTCGTTTGCAGGTAATACCTCTTTTTTTAGTGAAAGTTATTTATCGTGGGATTTCTATTTGCAACTGAGAGCTCACAACAATGTCTGTAAGACAAGCTGTTTTAAGGCAGAGCTTTTTCTTCTATTAAAAACAATGAGTTGTCCTTTTCTTGTATTAAAACTAGCTAGCAAAGCAAGCTAATAGCGCTGTTTAAcctgtgtttttaatagttATCGAGTGAATTTTGATGATTGTATCGGGTTTTGAGGTATCTCAGTGTGTGAAATGTTGATAACGTAGCTGTCAAACTCTCTGCTTCTAACCAGAAGGATGGCTACAGCGCAGTCGGTGTTGCTGCTAGCAGTGCATGTTCTGCTCATCTCGGAGTTCATCCTGGCAAAAAGGGACTACTATGACATACTGGGGGTGCCCAGAGATGCCACTGAACGGCAGATCAAAAAGGCTTTCCATAAACTGGCCCTGAAGTACCATCCTGATCGAAACAAGGGCCCAGACGCAGAGGCCAAGTTCAGAGAAATAGCAGAGGGTAAGATTAAATCATTAATAGTGTTTATTACCTAAATACAGAGacaaattataaaaaaataaacacaaattagTATGATTGGCTAGGTAatatgtgtgtacatttttttacattagagTGGATCTTCATGATAAGAATCTTTGAGCTCTTTCCTGACACACCTAAccttgtttgtgttgtcatgACACCAGCAGCTGGTTGCTATTTGCAAACACACCCTTTCACCTAGTGGAGTTCAAAAGATCAGTAATCCTTCAAAGCTCATGTATGTGTCTCTTCCAGCATACGAGACGTTGTCAGATGACAAGCGGAGGAGAGAGTATGACCAATTTGGCCACAGCTCATCATCAGGGGAGGGctatagaggaggaggaggcagtggtGGCAGCAACTATAACTTCAACCAGCACTTCCAGTCCTTCAACTTCAACTTTGATGACATTTTCAAAGACTCTGACCCTTTTGGTCAACACCAACATcaacaacaccaacaccacTTCCACTCCCACTCCCACACCCATAATCAAGCCcaccaaaaaaaacactttgacaGCCACTTCCAGGCTCATCGGGAGGCTGTGAATGGACACAGGAAGCGGTTTCAGCAGGGAGGTTTCGGCGGAGGACTCTTTGATGACATGTTCGAGGACTTGGAGAAGATGTTCTCCTTTAATGTGCACAGTTCCAGGACTGAAGGCAGGTTTCAGGGCTCAGGaaagcagcactgcaggacagtgACTCAGCGCCGGGGAAACATGGTGACCACCTTCACTGACTGCTCTTGAGACACGGTGAACCTGGTGCACTTCAGCCTCTTGGgacactgctgttttttttagtcattttgAAATTGAATGCTAATTTATCACTTGGTGGAATAGAAAATGGTTTTGTGTGGCTTGTAATTTCCTCTAAGAACAAATATTCAAGCAATAACTCATAATACACATCATTACATATATCACAATAATAAGGATAATTCACATACCTCCCCATTATTAGCTTTCAAGGTTCATTATGTTTACTTGTGTTCATTTGTATGATGGTACAATCTGTCAGACTCAGGTATGGCCTTAGCTTACGATATAAATTTACGAGTGTGAGGCCCTAAGATTCTGCAGTTAGTCAGGCCATACTGTTATTGTGCTCGCTGCAACACAATGTCACACCAAGCTTTGCTGAACTTAGCATTGTGGTTTTGcacattttgtttgtatttttagcaCCTGCATCAAACTGTTGCATTTGCAGATGCTTCACAATTTAGTGCAAGTTGGCCATTATCAACTGTTACCTCTTGTTTAGTTTCTTCCTACAGAGTTGCATCTACCTTCACTCAGTCAGAAATGAACATCAGTCCTTTGACAAGTACTGGCAGAGGTTGCTACAAACACCTGTGGCTCATCCACCAGTGAAGCTAATTGGTCTGAAATGGTTCCTGAACTGATCATACTGTGCAATATTTAGCACCTTTTGCTCTTCATGTTGCCTATCTTGCAAAGACAGTGCTGTGTCCATGTCATTGTCTAATGTCTGCACTTTGTGTAAATGCATATgtttgtggagtgtgtgtgtgtgtgtgtgtgtgtagagactGACCTGAATGTTGATTGGGGTGCATATGTGTGGATATTGAATAAA
This region of Parambassis ranga chromosome 2, fParRan2.1, whole genome shotgun sequence genomic DNA includes:
- the LOC114432652 gene encoding THAP domain-containing protein 5-like translates to MPRYCAVKVCRNRGGTTSKQDNKRISFYPFPLQDKPRLQKWVDNMKRAEWTPSRHQYLCSEHFTEDCFDIRWGIRYLKNTAIPTIFPSAEDDGEKKATTIKRSPKAKPNILDSDTELKELDSPLSKRPLILSRTCKNVQSGTAKNNIVEHTQMIFELPLVLDAGISCGSNPSEVQTAAFEMTGDSGMPAASCIALSSCSELQPAEQADPTVTVLCCESPGPFSDGETNVQEALMQGFSFVPVELVKDNACLLEERGPSEGENIFVYEHSYCRPDTDKDQLWSKILSLHAKILELDRREETTVAKIRALESEIALLKRDGAVFKEKQKVLEDYISSVLL
- the LOC114432655 gene encoding dnaJ homolog subfamily B member 9-like codes for the protein MATAQSVLLLAVHVLLISEFILAKRDYYDILGVPRDATERQIKKAFHKLALKYHPDRNKGPDAEAKFREIAEAYETLSDDKRRREYDQFGHSSSSGEGYRGGGGSGGSNYNFNQHFQSFNFNFDDIFKDSDPFGQHQHQQHQHHFHSHSHTHNQAHQKKHFDSHFQAHREAVNGHRKRFQQGGFGGGLFDDMFEDLEKMFSFNVHSSRTEGRFQGSGKQHCRTVTQRRGNMVTTFTDCS